A window of Mangifera indica cultivar Alphonso chromosome 13, CATAS_Mindica_2.1, whole genome shotgun sequence contains these coding sequences:
- the LOC123194418 gene encoding cytokinin dehydrogenase 3-like, with protein MAENSPIPTYIVVIFIISPLISTIGNSKPCSVPLSHYNKFPALDIAGKLLADPESLTSASTDFGHIVKENPIAVLYPSSTQDILSLIKEAYNSSVPFGIAARGNGHSTRGQAMAHVGVVVEMSALKNHQNGSRVAISGDNFSGFYADVGGEQLWIDVLKATLEHGLTPVSFTDYLYLTVGGTLSNAGISGQAFRYGPQIANVYEMDVVTGKGELMTCSANKNSDLFYGVLGGLGQFGIITRARIALETAPKRVKWVRMLYSNFSTFTKDQEYLISFNGRRQTEALNYLEGLLLNHRGSPNNWRSSFFPSSDHSRIISKVTKHGIIYCLEVAKYYDDHTKNTVDKELQQLIKDLSYLPGLRFEKDVSYIEFLNRVRSGELKLQSQGLWDVPHPWLNLFVPKSRIADFNNGVFKKIVLERNITTGPVLIYPMNRNKWDDRMSTVIPEEDVFYTVGFLHSSGFDNWEDFDEQNNEIFKFCNDAGIKIKQYLAHHTTKAGWINHFGSKWRTFKERKAQFDPKKILSPGQRIFNNNI; from the exons ATGGCTGAGAATTCTCCAATCCCAACATATATTGTGGTGATATTCATCATAAGCCCTTTAATTTCCACCATAGGCAATTCAAAGCCATGCAGTGTTCCTCTATCACATTACAATAAGTTCCCCGCCCTTGATATCGCTGGAAAGCTTCTTGCAGACCCAGAATCCTTAACATCAGCATCCACTGATTTTGGTCACATAGTCAAAGAAAACCCCATAGCCGTTCTTTATCCATCATCCACGCAAGATATCCTTTCACTAATAAAAGAGGCTTATAACTCTTCTGTTCCTTTTGGTATCGCGGCTAGAGGCAACGGGCATTCTACCCGTGGGCAGGCGATGGCTCATGTTGGGGTGGTGGTGGAAATGTCAgctttgaaaaatcatcaaaatggCAGTCGAGTTGCCATTTCTGGGGACAATTTTTCTGGTTTTTATGCAGATGTTGGCGGTGAACAACTTTGGATTGATGTATTAAAAGCCACCCTCGAACATGGACTTACACCGGTTTCCTTCACCGACTATCTCTACCTCACAGTCGGTGGGACACTCTCGAACGCCGGAATCAGCGGCCAAGCCTTCCGATATGGTCCGCAGATCGCCAATGTGTACGAAATGGATGTTGTTACAG GAAAAGGAGAGTTAATGACTTGCTCGGCGAACAAAAACTCCGATCTTTTTTATGGGGTTCTCGGAGGTTTGGGCCAGTTTGGGATTATAACCAGAGCAAGAATCGCCCTAGAAACAGCGCCGAAAAgg GTTAAGTGGGTGAGAATGCTTTACAGTAATTTCTCTACTTTTACCAAAGACCAAGAATATTTGATCTCATTCAACGGAAGGAGACAAACCGAAGCACTGAATTATTTGGAAGGTTTACTTCTAAATCACCGGGGTTCACCAAATAACTGGAGATCCTCTTTTTTCCCATCCTCTGATCACTCAAGAATAATCTCCAAAGTAACCAAGCATGGTATAATTTACTGTCTTGAAGTGGCCAAATATTATGATGATCACACTAAAAATACAGTGGACAAG GAATTGCAACAGTTGATCAAAGATTTAAGCTATCTTCCAGGACTTAGGTTTGAGAAAGATGTCTCCTACATAGAATTTCTGAATAGAGTTCGAAGTGGGGAGCTAAAACTTCAGTCACAAGGACTGTGGGATGTTCCTCATCCATGGCTCAATCTCTTTGTGCCAAAATCTCGTATTGCTGATTTCAACAATGGTGTTTTCAAGAAAATTGTACTTGAACGAAATATCACCACAGGGCCTGTCCTAATTTATCCTATGAACAGAAACAA ATGGGATGATAGGATGTCTACAGTTATACCAGAGGAAGATGTTTTCTACACAGTAGGGTTTTTGCATTCAAGTGGGTTTGATAACTGGGAAGACTTTGATGAACAAAACAATGagatatttaagttttgtaATGATGCTGGTATTAAAATTAAGCAGTATCTTGCCCATCACACAACCAAGGCAGGCTGGATAAACCATTTTGGCTCAAAGTGGAGAACTTTTAAAGAGAGGAAAGCTCAGTTTGATCCGAAAAAGATTCTATCACCAGGACAgagaattttcaataataatatataa